In Pseudonocardia sp. C8, one genomic interval encodes:
- the murJ gene encoding murein biosynthesis integral membrane protein MurJ, with protein MIAIASLVSRITGFVRNLALVAVLGLAVVNDSYTVSNTLPNIVYEFLIGGVLTSVMIPVLVRAQAEDADGGEAFTRRLLTVVGVGLLAATVLAMAAAPLLTRLYLGSGSSGQSNPELATAFAWLLLPQIFFYGVGALLGAILNSKQVFGPFAWAPVLNNLVVLVVLVVYVLVPGEISVDPVRMGDPKLLVLGLGTTLGIVVQALVLIPFMRRIGFRYRPLWGWDPRLSVAGGMVGWIMGYVLVGAIGYIVTTRVAAAADGGSVSTYQNAWLLLQVPYGVLGVSLLTALMPRMSRAAASGDTAQVVTDLSLGARLSTVGLLPIAAVMTAFGGALGTALFSVGAGSGAGAARLGETVAWSAFGLLPYAVTMLQMRVFYAMTDSRTPTLIQLGMVGVKIPLLLACPLVLPPEQVVLGLAAANSLSFVGGAVLGQLLLRRRLGRARSGEVLNTVVRVALASAAGAAVAWGLARLVEPATAGWPVVAQAWTVLVGGSLVALPLAVAGMRLLKVKELDAVFRRFSRR; from the coding sequence ATGATCGCGATCGCGAGCCTGGTCAGCCGGATCACCGGATTCGTCCGGAACCTGGCGCTCGTCGCGGTGCTCGGCCTCGCCGTCGTCAACGACTCCTACACCGTCTCCAACACGCTGCCGAACATCGTCTACGAGTTCCTCATCGGCGGCGTGCTCACCAGCGTGATGATCCCGGTCCTGGTGCGCGCGCAGGCCGAGGACGCCGACGGGGGCGAGGCCTTCACCCGGCGGCTCCTGACCGTGGTCGGCGTCGGCCTGCTGGCGGCGACGGTGCTGGCGATGGCCGCGGCACCGCTGCTCACCCGCCTGTATCTCGGTTCCGGCAGCTCCGGACAGTCCAATCCGGAGCTCGCGACCGCGTTCGCCTGGCTGCTGCTGCCGCAGATCTTCTTCTACGGCGTCGGCGCCCTGCTCGGCGCGATCCTGAACTCGAAACAGGTGTTCGGGCCGTTCGCGTGGGCCCCGGTGCTGAACAACCTCGTCGTGCTCGTGGTGCTCGTCGTGTACGTGCTGGTCCCCGGGGAGATCTCGGTCGACCCGGTGCGGATGGGCGATCCGAAACTGCTGGTCCTGGGCCTGGGCACGACCCTGGGCATCGTCGTGCAGGCGCTGGTGCTGATCCCGTTCATGCGCCGGATCGGGTTCCGGTACCGCCCGCTCTGGGGCTGGGACCCGCGGCTGAGCGTGGCCGGCGGCATGGTCGGCTGGATCATGGGTTACGTCCTCGTCGGGGCGATCGGCTACATCGTCACCACCCGGGTGGCCGCGGCCGCCGACGGTGGCTCGGTGTCGACGTACCAGAACGCGTGGCTGCTGCTGCAGGTCCCGTACGGCGTGCTCGGCGTGTCCCTGCTGACGGCCCTGATGCCGCGGATGAGCCGGGCAGCGGCCAGCGGCGACACGGCCCAGGTCGTCACCGACCTCTCGCTGGGCGCCCGGCTGTCCACGGTCGGGCTGCTGCCGATCGCGGCCGTCATGACGGCGTTCGGCGGCGCACTCGGGACGGCCCTGTTCTCGGTCGGTGCGGGCAGCGGGGCGGGCGCTGCGCGGCTGGGGGAGACGGTCGCGTGGTCGGCGTTCGGGCTGCTCCCGTACGCGGTGACGATGCTGCAGATGCGCGTCTTCTACGCGATGACCGACTCCCGCACGCCCACCCTGATCCAGCTGGGCATGGTCGGGGTGAAGATCCCGCTGCTGCTGGCGTGCCCGCTGGTCCTCCCGCCGGAGCAGGTGGTGCTGGGGCTGGCCGCGGCGAACTCCCTGTCCTTCGTCGGCGGGGCGGTCCTCGGCCAGCTGCTGCTGCGGAGACGGCTGGGGCGCGCGCGCAGCGGTGAGGTGCTGAACACCGTGGTCCGGGTGGCGCTCGCGTCCGCGGCCGGCGCCGCGGTCGCGTGGGGCCTGGCCCGGCTCGTGGAGCCGGCGACGGCGGGCTGGCCGGTCGTCGCGCAGGCGTGGACCGTGCTCGTCGGTGGGTCGCTCGTCGCCCTGCCGCTGGCTGTCGCCGGGATGCGGTTGCTGAAGGTGAAGGAGCTGGACGCGGTGTTCCGCCGCTTCTCGCGGAGGTGA
- a CDS encoding thymidine phosphorylase — protein sequence MTRGGGRSFGAVEVIAAKRDCHELTRAQIEWVVGAYTRGEVADEQMSALAMAILLNGMDAAETAHWTQAMIDSGEVLDFGDVGRPLVDKHSTGGVGDKITLPLAPLVAACGAAVPQLSGRGLGHTGGTLDKLESIPGWRASLSTAEIRDQLVEVGAVVCATTPTLAPADRRLYALRDVTGTVESIPLIASSIMSKKLAEGTGGLVLDVKVGSGAFMKTLGRAGELADAMTAIGAAHGLPTTALLTDMSRPLGRCVGNALEVAESVEVLRGGGPADVVALTVALAREMLVLAGITDADPAAVLASGAAHDVWERMIAAQGGDPSAPLPVARHVDEITADRTGVFSGADALAVGTAAWRLGAGRARKEDPVQPAAGVRLLVEPGEEVRPGTPLLELHTDTPERIPDARQILGGAALLVTADPPPDRKLVLDIRRPD from the coding sequence GTGACCCGCGGCGGGGGCCGGTCGTTCGGCGCCGTCGAGGTGATCGCGGCCAAGCGGGACTGTCACGAGCTCACCCGCGCGCAGATCGAGTGGGTGGTCGGCGCCTACACGCGCGGCGAGGTCGCGGACGAGCAGATGTCCGCCCTGGCGATGGCGATCCTGCTCAACGGGATGGACGCCGCCGAGACGGCGCACTGGACGCAGGCGATGATCGACTCCGGGGAGGTGCTGGACTTCGGCGACGTCGGTCGCCCGCTGGTCGACAAGCACTCCACCGGCGGGGTCGGCGACAAGATCACGCTGCCGCTGGCGCCGCTGGTCGCGGCGTGCGGGGCGGCCGTCCCGCAGCTGTCCGGGCGCGGGCTCGGCCACACCGGTGGCACGCTCGACAAGCTGGAGTCGATCCCCGGCTGGCGGGCCTCGCTGTCGACCGCGGAGATCCGGGACCAGCTGGTCGAGGTCGGCGCCGTGGTCTGCGCGACGACCCCGACCCTCGCCCCTGCCGACCGGCGGCTGTACGCACTGCGCGACGTCACCGGCACGGTCGAGTCCATCCCGCTGATCGCGAGCTCGATCATGAGCAAGAAGCTCGCCGAGGGGACCGGCGGGCTGGTGCTCGACGTCAAGGTCGGGTCCGGGGCGTTCATGAAGACCCTCGGCCGGGCCGGGGAGCTGGCCGACGCGATGACCGCGATCGGCGCCGCGCACGGGCTCCCGACGACGGCGCTGCTCACCGACATGTCCCGGCCGCTCGGGCGGTGCGTCGGCAACGCCCTGGAGGTCGCCGAGTCGGTCGAGGTGCTGCGCGGCGGCGGGCCCGCGGACGTCGTCGCGCTCACCGTCGCGCTGGCGAGGGAGATGCTGGTCCTGGCCGGGATCACCGATGCCGACCCGGCCGCCGTGCTCGCCTCGGGTGCGGCCCACGACGTGTGGGAGCGGATGATCGCTGCCCAGGGCGGCGACCCGTCCGCGCCGCTGCCGGTCGCCCGGCACGTGGACGAGATCACCGCCGACCGGACCGGGGTGTTCTCCGGCGCGGACGCCCTCGCCGTCGGCACCGCGGCCTGGCGGCTCGGGGCCGGCCGGGCCCGCAAGGAGGACCCGGTGCAGCCCGCCGCGGGGGTACGGCTGCTCGTCGAGCCCGGGGAGGAGGTCCGCCCCGGGACCCCGCTGCTCGAGCTGCACACCGACACCCCGGAGCGGATCCCGGACGCCCGGCAGATCCTGGGCGGGGCGGCGTTGCTGGTCACGGCCGATCCACCGCCGGACCGGAAGCTGGTGCTGGACATCCGCCGTCCGGACTGA
- a CDS encoding cytidine deaminase, which produces MAGGGPSGAGADMMRPGPPEPDWPELRSAAVAAAAWAYAPYSGLRVGAAALVDDGRIVTGCNVENSSYGLGACAEVTLAGQLRLTGGGRLLAVACRSGGGDLLMPCGRCRQVLYEFGGPELLCDTPRGVRPFTEVLPDAFGPEHLPPGGGAR; this is translated from the coding sequence ATGGCCGGCGGCGGACCGTCCGGGGCCGGTGCGGACATGATGCGGCCGGGGCCGCCGGAGCCGGACTGGCCCGAGCTCCGGTCGGCGGCCGTCGCCGCGGCCGCGTGGGCGTACGCGCCGTACTCCGGGCTGCGGGTCGGGGCCGCGGCGCTGGTCGACGACGGCCGGATCGTGACCGGGTGCAACGTGGAGAACTCCTCCTACGGCCTCGGTGCCTGCGCGGAGGTGACCCTCGCCGGGCAGCTGCGGCTCACCGGCGGCGGCCGGCTGCTCGCGGTCGCGTGCCGGTCCGGCGGCGGTGACCTGCTCATGCCGTGCGGGCGCTGCCGGCAGGTGCTGTACGAGTTCGGCGGGCCGGAGCTGCTGTGCGACACGCCCCGCGGGGTGCGGCCGTTCACCGAGGTGCTCCCGGACGCGTTCGGGCCGGAGCACCTGCCACCGGGCGGGGGCGCGCGGTGA
- a CDS encoding ABC transporter permease — MTAVLARLTGRAATLPGWARSALIAAGLVLVLSITVTLTGQTQLASSGTSEAAVRLGLPILFAALGGLWSERAGIINIGLEGMMVLGTWGAAWAGYLGGPWAAVLGGLVFGALGGGLHAVATVTFHVNHIVSGVAITLLGTGLTKYLATLVFTPVSQNPRQSPRIDGFTEFSVPGVSPGLQALEAQQRVFVSDLAGLLSGLVTGLTPIVVLGLVLVPVSYGILWRTPFGLRLRSAGESPVAAESLGVNVVLHKYVAVVVSGGLAGLGGAALVLNPAQLGYLENQVGGRGYIGLAAMIFGNWRPAGLLVGSALFGYVDGLQLRAGGDAVHALLYGATLVAVVVAVLWAVRRMWTATAVALAAGAVVYALYWAADTVPSEFASYAPQLVTLVVLAAASQRLRPPARLGEPYRRGEGA; from the coding sequence ATGACGGCCGTGCTCGCGCGCCTCACCGGCCGGGCCGCGACCCTTCCCGGCTGGGCCCGGTCGGCCCTGATCGCGGCCGGGCTGGTGCTCGTCCTGTCGATCACCGTGACGCTGACCGGGCAGACCCAGCTCGCCTCGTCCGGCACCTCGGAGGCCGCGGTCCGGCTCGGGCTGCCGATCCTGTTCGCCGCGCTCGGCGGGCTCTGGTCCGAGCGGGCCGGCATCATCAACATCGGTCTCGAGGGCATGATGGTGCTCGGCACCTGGGGCGCGGCCTGGGCCGGGTACCTGGGGGGCCCGTGGGCCGCCGTGCTCGGCGGCCTGGTGTTCGGCGCGCTCGGCGGCGGCCTGCACGCGGTCGCGACCGTCACGTTCCACGTCAACCACATCGTCTCGGGTGTGGCGATCACCCTGCTCGGCACCGGGCTGACCAAGTACCTGGCGACGCTGGTGTTCACCCCGGTCTCGCAGAACCCGCGCCAGTCGCCGCGGATCGACGGGTTCACCGAGTTCTCCGTCCCCGGCGTCTCCCCGGGCCTGCAGGCCCTCGAGGCCCAGCAGCGGGTGTTCGTGTCCGACCTGGCCGGGCTGCTGTCCGGGCTGGTCACCGGGCTGACGCCGATCGTCGTCCTCGGGCTCGTGCTGGTGCCGGTCAGCTACGGGATCCTGTGGCGGACACCGTTCGGGCTGCGGCTGCGGTCGGCAGGCGAGTCGCCGGTGGCGGCCGAGTCGCTGGGGGTGAACGTCGTGCTGCACAAGTACGTCGCGGTCGTCGTCTCCGGTGGGCTCGCCGGCCTCGGCGGTGCGGCGCTGGTGCTCAACCCGGCCCAGCTCGGCTACCTGGAGAACCAGGTCGGCGGCCGTGGCTACATCGGGCTCGCCGCGATGATCTTCGGCAACTGGCGGCCGGCCGGGCTGCTGGTCGGCTCGGCGCTGTTCGGCTACGTCGACGGCCTGCAGCTGCGCGCCGGCGGCGACGCCGTGCACGCCCTGCTGTACGGCGCCACGCTCGTCGCGGTCGTGGTCGCGGTGCTGTGGGCGGTCCGGCGCATGTGGACGGCCACCGCGGTCGCGCTGGCGGCCGGCGCCGTGGTCTACGCGCTGTACTGGGCGGCCGACACGGTGCCCTCGGAGTTCGCGTCCTACGCGCCCCAGCTGGTCACGCTGGTCGTGCTCGCGGCCGCGAGCCAGCGACTACGACCACCCGCCCGGCTCGGCGAGCCCTACCGGCGCGGGGAGGGGGCCTGA
- a CDS encoding D-alanyl-D-alanine carboxypeptidase family protein, translated as MRVLIPGLLVVPLLLGAAAPGHAGPGPAGPAVPALAGALIPGPTAAGPADAGLTDAGLTGAGLTAAGLTDAGLAGAPGAAVPAFPAAPAGAGACPGQAVPPGPPAKEEAGAAVAPLPVPDPPVGGLTVCAEAHVGPVPPPPVGVASYLVADLDTGAVLAARAPHARHRPASTIKLLLAMVVDRALPPEQVVTGTVEDANIEGSRAGIGPGGRYTVDQLLHGLLLASGNDAAHALTRELGGGPTTLAAMQDVARHLGAADTRPATPSGLDGPGASSSAYDLALILHAALERPRIAAILRTPAVPFPGFAGRPGFVLGNDDRLLGTPGFLGGKNGFTDAARHTFVGAVERGGRRLVVALVRGESRPVRMVDQARALLDWGFGTPGGTAVGTLVAPGAGPGSALPDPAAAPDRLSGPGLPAGPDPLAPPGSGAAAGAVPGTGAPGIGADGPGPGVPAAVVVGGVAAAVGLAGLLAGLLTVVHRRRR; from the coding sequence GTGAGGGTGCTGATTCCCGGCCTGCTGGTGGTCCCGTTGCTGCTCGGCGCGGCCGCCCCGGGGCACGCGGGCCCGGGTCCGGCCGGTCCTGCTGTTCCCGCTCTGGCGGGCGCACTCATCCCGGGACCCACCGCCGCGGGACCCGCCGACGCAGGGCTCACCGACGCGGGACTCACCGGCGCAGGGCTCACCGCCGCAGGGCTCACCGACGCGGGCCTCGCCGGCGCGCCGGGCGCGGCCGTCCCGGCGTTCCCGGCGGCACCTGCCGGGGCCGGCGCCTGTCCCGGGCAGGCGGTGCCGCCCGGACCACCGGCGAAGGAGGAGGCGGGCGCGGCCGTCGCGCCGCTTCCGGTGCCGGACCCGCCGGTCGGCGGCCTCACCGTCTGCGCCGAGGCGCACGTGGGCCCGGTCCCCCCGCCGCCGGTGGGCGTCGCGTCCTACCTGGTCGCCGACCTCGACACCGGGGCGGTGCTGGCCGCGCGTGCCCCGCACGCCCGGCACCGGCCGGCGTCGACGATCAAGCTGCTGCTCGCCATGGTGGTCGACCGGGCGCTACCGCCGGAGCAGGTGGTCACCGGCACGGTCGAGGACGCGAACATCGAGGGCAGCCGGGCCGGGATCGGCCCGGGCGGCCGGTACACGGTCGACCAGCTGCTGCACGGCCTGCTGCTGGCCTCCGGCAACGACGCCGCGCACGCGCTCACCCGCGAGCTCGGCGGCGGGCCTACGACCCTCGCCGCGATGCAGGACGTCGCCCGCCACCTCGGCGCGGCGGACACCCGGCCCGCGACCCCGTCCGGGCTGGACGGTCCCGGCGCGTCGTCGTCGGCGTACGACCTGGCGCTGATCCTGCACGCCGCACTCGAGCGCCCGCGGATCGCCGCGATCCTGCGGACGCCGGCCGTCCCGTTCCCCGGCTTCGCCGGCCGGCCCGGCTTCGTGCTCGGCAACGACGACCGGTTGCTCGGCACACCGGGCTTCCTGGGCGGCAAGAACGGCTTCACCGATGCGGCCCGGCACACGTTCGTCGGTGCGGTCGAGCGGGGCGGACGGCGACTGGTCGTCGCGCTCGTGCGCGGCGAGTCCCGGCCGGTCCGGATGGTCGACCAGGCCCGCGCCCTGCTCGACTGGGGCTTCGGCACCCCCGGCGGGACGGCGGTCGGGACGCTCGTCGCCCCGGGTGCCGGGCCCGGTTCGGCGCTCCCCGACCCGGCGGCGGCTCCCGACCGGCTCTCCGGGCCGGGCCTGCCGGCCGGCCCGGACCCGCTCGCACCCCCGGGCAGCGGAGCCGCGGCCGGCGCCGTTCCGGGCACCGGTGCACCAGGGATCGGCGCGGACGGCCCCGGACCGGGCGTCCCGGCCGCCGTCGTCGTCGGCGGGGTCGCCGCCGCGGTCGGCCTCGCGGGCCTGCTCGCGGGCCTGCTCACGGTCGTGCACCGGCGCCGCCGCTGA
- a CDS encoding BMP family ABC transporter substrate-binding protein — translation MRIQQRIGRRSRVATAVAVAAVAALALAGCARDTGGGGGTAQGGQCERVAPPSVPAASAQPAPEKPRADASRLKVGLAYDIGGRGDASFNDAAAAGLDRAVAELGLQKANTREATAQQGESEDAGTTRLRQLAQGGFNPIIAVGFNYATGVSTVAKEFPQTRFAIVDDDTVQLPNVTPLVFAEEQGSFLVGVAAALKTQTCKVGFVGGVDNPLIQKFDAGYAQGATAAAPNVQVDSAYISPLGDNSGFNDATRGTEIASGQYDGGADIVFAAAGQSNQGVFAAAQTAQKKAIGVDSDQYNSPQLTQVRDVIMTSMIKRVDVAVYDYVNAVAGNTVDQLPKRFDLRNDGVGYSTSGGFVDDIRPQLEAYKAAIIAGRIQVSSTK, via the coding sequence GTGCGGATCCAGCAGCGCATCGGACGGCGGAGCAGGGTCGCGACCGCGGTCGCCGTCGCGGCCGTCGCAGCACTCGCACTGGCGGGCTGCGCCCGCGACACCGGCGGCGGTGGGGGGACCGCCCAGGGCGGGCAGTGCGAGCGCGTCGCACCGCCGTCGGTCCCGGCGGCGAGCGCGCAGCCCGCCCCGGAGAAGCCGAGGGCCGACGCGAGCCGCCTCAAGGTGGGCCTCGCCTACGACATCGGCGGGCGCGGCGACGCGTCGTTCAACGACGCCGCCGCGGCCGGGCTGGACCGGGCGGTCGCCGAGCTGGGCCTGCAGAAGGCCAACACCCGGGAGGCCACCGCCCAGCAGGGCGAGAGCGAGGACGCCGGCACGACCCGGCTGCGCCAGCTCGCACAGGGCGGCTTCAACCCGATCATCGCGGTGGGCTTCAACTACGCGACCGGGGTGAGCACGGTCGCGAAGGAGTTCCCGCAGACGAGGTTCGCGATCGTCGACGACGACACCGTGCAGCTGCCGAACGTCACCCCGCTGGTCTTCGCCGAGGAGCAGGGCTCCTTCCTGGTCGGCGTGGCGGCCGCGTTGAAGACCCAGACCTGCAAGGTCGGCTTCGTCGGCGGCGTCGACAACCCGCTGATCCAGAAGTTCGACGCCGGCTACGCGCAGGGGGCCACGGCGGCCGCGCCGAACGTTCAGGTCGACTCGGCCTACATCTCGCCGCTCGGGGACAACTCCGGGTTCAACGACGCCACCCGCGGCACCGAGATCGCCTCCGGCCAGTACGACGGGGGCGCGGACATCGTGTTCGCCGCGGCCGGCCAGTCGAACCAGGGCGTCTTCGCCGCCGCGCAGACCGCGCAGAAGAAGGCGATCGGCGTCGACTCCGACCAGTACAACTCGCCGCAGCTGACCCAGGTCCGCGACGTGATCATGACGTCGATGATCAAGCGGGTCGACGTGGCGGTGTACGACTACGTCAACGCCGTCGCCGGGAACACCGTCGACCAGCTCCCGAAGCGGTTCGACCTGCGCAACGACGGCGTGGGCTACTCCACCTCCGGCGGCTTCGTCGACGACATCCGGCCGCAGCTCGAGGCCTACAAGGCGGCGATCATCGCCGGTCGGATCCAGGTGTCGTCCACCAAGTGA
- a CDS encoding SRPBCC family protein, translated as MDRAELTVEAPPERVWALVSDITRAGEWSPEATGGRWTHGATGPAVGARFVGTNRNGRLRWSTHCRVTECEPGRRFTFVVTESRTAWGWVLAPAIDNPATDDPASTRVIAWREGVGRPVLPVRLLQRSGLLGRDREGMMRDGLARSLERVRQIVEARPPR; from the coding sequence GTGGATCGTGCGGAGCTGACCGTGGAGGCCCCACCGGAGCGGGTGTGGGCACTGGTCTCGGACATCACCCGGGCCGGCGAGTGGAGCCCGGAGGCCACCGGGGGACGCTGGACGCACGGCGCGACCGGCCCCGCGGTCGGCGCCCGCTTCGTCGGCACCAACCGGAACGGGCGTCTGCGCTGGTCGACGCACTGCCGGGTCACCGAGTGCGAGCCGGGACGCCGGTTCACGTTCGTCGTCACCGAGTCACGGACGGCGTGGGGCTGGGTGCTCGCCCCGGCCATCGACAACCCGGCCACCGACGACCCGGCCAGCACGCGGGTGATCGCCTGGCGGGAGGGCGTCGGGCGCCCCGTGCTGCCGGTGCGGCTGCTGCAGCGCTCCGGCCTCCTCGGCCGGGACCGGGAGGGCATGATGCGCGACGGGCTGGCGCGGAGCCTGGAGCGGGTGAGACAGATCGTGGAGGCTCGACCGCCGAGGTAG
- a CDS encoding ABC transporter permease produces the protein MTRLRGAIVAPALAIGVAALLCAVALVVSGASPWTALTTILSQLGSGTVAVDTVNSAAVYYIAALAVAIGFQMRLFNIGVEGQYRIAACVAAIVGGTVPLPPVLHTLLIMLVAVLAGAAWVAIPALLKAYRGVSEVISTIMLNAIATGTIAFLIRGETFGERRGNNITTPPIPESGWFPGIPLGNGTIFGMVFVAAALGVGYWFLLGRTRFGFELRASGESRTAASAGGVNARRTIVVALLLSGAVAGLIGLPELLGRDHAYTLTSPQGYGFTGIAIALLGRNHPVGIALGALLWAFLDKSAVALDVVGIPREIVLIMQGLIVLSVVVAYELVRRVERRAEQRRVAAAVPEPVGAPS, from the coding sequence ATGACGCGGCTGCGTGGTGCGATCGTGGCGCCCGCGCTGGCGATCGGCGTGGCCGCGCTGCTGTGCGCGGTCGCGCTGGTCGTCAGCGGGGCCTCGCCGTGGACCGCGCTCACCACGATCCTGTCCCAGCTCGGCTCGGGCACGGTCGCCGTGGACACGGTCAACTCCGCGGCCGTCTACTACATCGCCGCGCTGGCGGTCGCGATCGGCTTCCAGATGCGGCTGTTCAACATCGGCGTCGAGGGCCAGTACCGGATCGCCGCCTGCGTGGCCGCGATCGTCGGCGGGACGGTGCCGCTCCCGCCGGTGCTGCACACGTTGCTGATCATGCTGGTGGCGGTGCTGGCCGGCGCGGCGTGGGTCGCGATCCCGGCGCTGCTCAAGGCCTACCGCGGGGTCTCCGAGGTCATCTCGACGATCATGCTGAACGCGATCGCCACCGGGACGATCGCGTTCCTCATCCGCGGGGAGACGTTCGGAGAGCGGCGCGGCAACAACATCACCACCCCGCCGATCCCCGAGTCCGGCTGGTTCCCCGGCATCCCGCTCGGCAACGGGACGATCTTCGGGATGGTGTTCGTCGCCGCCGCGCTGGGGGTCGGCTACTGGTTCCTGCTCGGCCGGACCCGGTTCGGGTTCGAGCTGCGCGCCTCCGGCGAATCGCGGACGGCGGCGTCGGCCGGTGGTGTGAACGCGCGGCGGACGATCGTCGTCGCGCTGCTCCTGTCCGGAGCGGTGGCCGGGCTGATCGGGCTGCCGGAGCTGCTCGGCCGCGACCACGCGTACACGCTCACCTCCCCGCAGGGCTACGGCTTCACCGGTATCGCGATCGCGCTGCTGGGCCGCAACCACCCGGTCGGCATCGCCCTCGGCGCACTGCTGTGGGCGTTCCTGGACAAGTCCGCCGTGGCGCTCGACGTCGTCGGGATCCCTCGGGAGATCGTGCTGATCATGCAGGGGCTGATCGTGCTGTCGGTGGTCGTGGCCTACGAGCTGGTGCGCCGGGTGGAGCGGCGCGCCGAGCAGCGCCGGGTGGCCGCCGCGGTGCCGGAGCCGGTGGGGGCCCCGTCATGA
- a CDS encoding ABC transporter ATP-binding protein has protein sequence MIEHAVELRGITKRFPGVVANDGVDLAVRPGEVHALCGENGAGKSTLMKILYGMLAPDEGTIAVGGAGTHFRSPADAIAAGIGMVHQHFMLADNLTVAENVLLGAERRHGIGKAARARIAELAAAVRLSAAPDTLVEHLGVAERQRIEILKVLYRGARTVILDEPTAVLVPQEVDELFATVRTMQADGYTFLFISHKLDEVRAIADRITVLRRGRTVGTVDPGRVTNSELAEMMVGSELPSPGTRESTVTEREVLRVEGLGLPDPAGGRDLLDGVDLVVHAGEVLGVAGVEGNGQTELVETIMGMRRHARGRVLLSGEDVSGLSTMARRERGVGYVPEDRTRHALLGDQPLWANRVLGFQSRPPIGRRGLIDRAAARTDTERIVGAFDVRTPGIDVMASALSGGNQQKLVVGRELSGDPVLLIAAHPTRGVDVGAQAGIWAELRRARAAGLAVLLVSADLDELIGLSDTLAVLHAGRLVGTADPATVTPEELGTKMTGAVS, from the coding sequence GTGATCGAGCACGCCGTCGAGCTGCGGGGGATCACCAAGCGGTTCCCCGGCGTCGTCGCGAACGACGGCGTGGACCTCGCCGTGCGCCCCGGTGAGGTCCACGCCCTCTGCGGCGAGAACGGGGCCGGCAAGTCGACCCTGATGAAGATCCTCTACGGGATGCTGGCCCCGGACGAGGGCACGATCGCGGTCGGCGGCGCCGGGACGCACTTCCGCAGCCCGGCGGACGCCATCGCCGCCGGGATCGGGATGGTCCACCAGCACTTCATGCTGGCCGACAACCTGACCGTCGCCGAGAACGTCCTGCTCGGGGCGGAGCGGCGGCACGGCATCGGGAAGGCGGCCCGCGCACGGATCGCCGAGCTCGCGGCCGCGGTCCGGCTGTCGGCCGCACCGGACACGCTCGTCGAGCATCTCGGCGTCGCCGAGCGCCAGCGCATCGAGATCCTCAAGGTGCTCTACCGCGGTGCCCGGACCGTGATCCTCGACGAGCCGACCGCGGTGCTGGTTCCGCAGGAGGTCGACGAGCTGTTCGCGACCGTGCGGACGATGCAGGCCGACGGCTACACGTTCCTGTTCATCTCGCACAAGCTCGACGAGGTCCGCGCGATCGCGGACCGGATCACCGTGCTCCGCCGGGGGCGCACCGTCGGCACCGTCGATCCGGGGCGGGTGACCAACTCCGAGCTGGCCGAGATGATGGTCGGCTCCGAGCTGCCGTCGCCCGGGACGCGGGAATCGACCGTGACCGAGCGCGAGGTGCTGCGGGTCGAGGGCCTCGGGCTGCCCGACCCGGCCGGCGGGCGGGACCTGCTCGACGGCGTCGACCTCGTGGTGCACGCCGGCGAGGTGCTCGGCGTCGCCGGCGTGGAGGGCAACGGCCAGACCGAGCTCGTCGAGACGATCATGGGGATGCGGCGGCACGCCCGCGGGCGGGTGCTGCTGTCCGGGGAGGACGTCTCCGGCCTGTCCACGATGGCCCGGCGCGAGCGGGGCGTCGGCTACGTCCCGGAGGACCGCACCCGGCACGCCCTGCTCGGCGACCAGCCGCTGTGGGCCAACCGGGTTCTCGGCTTCCAGTCCCGGCCGCCGATCGGGCGCCGCGGGCTGATCGACCGGGCCGCCGCCCGCACCGACACCGAGCGGATCGTCGGCGCGTTCGACGTGCGCACCCCGGGCATCGACGTCATGGCCTCGGCGCTGTCCGGCGGCAACCAGCAGAAGCTCGTCGTCGGCCGGGAGCTGTCCGGGGACCCGGTGCTGCTGATCGCCGCCCACCCCACCCGCGGCGTCGACGTCGGCGCCCAGGCCGGGATATGGGCCGAGCTGCGGCGGGCCCGCGCCGCGGGTCTCGCCGTCCTGCTGGTCTCCGCCGACCTGGACGAGCTGATCGGCCTGTCCGACACCCTGGCCGTCCTGCACGCCGGGCGGCTGGTCGGCACCGCCGATCCCGCCACCGTCACCCCGGAGGAGCTGGGCACGAAGATGACCGGGGCAGTGTCATGA